One genomic segment of Ignavibacteriota bacterium includes these proteins:
- a CDS encoding PD40 domain-containing protein encodes MRSPIIHSVNYFTIIMVVVSILFYNCSKKPTEIDDDDPCIYCPFDFILIDFHPAWSPDGMTIAYVHSDTNKGKTGIYLIESSGANNRLFFASAGAGTPDWSPNGDWLVFENYANIFKIKTNGDSLIQLTSEGSNYFPSWSSDNNWIFYDSNRDSPNGMNFIWKMTIDGTIHTRIVYTPLEGEARQPNNSYSNKILHIRFLIGVESSEIFEMNSDGSNITRLTFNSATDRYPKYSSDGSKIAFSSQSTNNKFQISVMDYDGKNIKQLTTTQGYYCDWSPNSNLIVYTDSRLSNGKLWIMHSDGSNKKQLTF; translated from the coding sequence ATGAGGAGTCCTATAATTCATTCTGTAAACTACTTTACAATAATAATGGTTGTCGTAAGCATTTTATTTTATAATTGTTCAAAAAAACCTACCGAAATAGATGATGATGATCCTTGTATATATTGTCCGTTTGATTTTATTTTAATAGATTTTCATCCTGCTTGGTCTCCAGATGGTATGACGATAGCCTATGTTCACAGTGATACAAATAAAGGAAAAACTGGTATTTATTTGATTGAATCAAGCGGAGCGAATAATAGACTATTTTTTGCTAGTGCTGGAGCTGGAACACCAGATTGGTCCCCAAATGGAGATTGGTTGGTTTTTGAAAATTATGCGAACATATTTAAAATAAAAACTAATGGTGATAGCTTAATTCAATTAACATCAGAAGGATCAAATTATTTCCCAAGTTGGTCCAGCGACAATAACTGGATTTTTTATGATTCAAATAGGGATAGTCCAAATGGTATGAACTTCATTTGGAAAATGACAATTGACGGAACGATTCACACTCGTATAGTTTATACACCCTTGGAAGGTGAGGCAAGACAACCCAATAATTCTTATTCAAACAAAATTTTACATATTAGATTTCTCATTGGCGTTGAATCATCGGAAATATTTGAAATGAATAGCGATGGTTCAAATATAACAAGGCTGACTTTTAACTCAGCAACCGATCGATACCCAAAATATTCTAGCGATGGTTCAAAAATTGCCTTTTCATCCCAATCTACAAACAATAAATTCCAAATTTCTGTAATGGATTATGACGGTAAAAATATTAAACAACTTACAACAACTCAGGGCTATTATTGTGATTGGTCTCCAAATAGTAATTTGATTGTTTATACTGATTCTAGATTAAGTAATGGGAAACTTTGGATTATGCATAGTGATGGTAGTAATAAAAAGCAATTAACATTTTAA
- a CDS encoding cupin domain-containing protein, with the protein MKKILFSILILFVTTNLICQNIEPISLDTTKFTLENCVNQFNIEDTVGTKVGYQYWFVDKNFIDGRTLKLSVVKPFSATHAPHSHLEDEFFFVLEGTAEFFLNGKTAIGKPYSSFYCPSNSLHGIKNIGDSELKYLVIKKYILEK; encoded by the coding sequence ATGAAAAAAATATTATTTTCAATCTTAATTTTATTTGTAACAACCAACTTAATTTGTCAAAACATAGAACCAATTTCTTTAGATACAACAAAATTTACGCTTGAAAATTGTGTGAATCAGTTTAACATTGAAGATACTGTTGGGACAAAAGTTGGATATCAATATTGGTTTGTCGATAAAAATTTTATTGATGGAAGAACTTTAAAACTAAGTGTAGTTAAACCATTTTCTGCAACCCACGCTCCGCATTCACATCTTGAAGATGAATTCTTTTTTGTTTTGGAGGGAACCGCAGAATTTTTCTTAAATGGAAAAACAGCAATTGGAAAACCGTATTCAAGTTTTTATTGTCCGTCTAATTCGTTGCACGGAATTAAAAATATCGGCGATTCAGAATTAAAATATCTTGTGATTAAAAAATATATTTTAGAAAAATAA
- the pelA gene encoding pectate lyase, with the protein MNFKITIFNLLSILFLFYFQLSYAQLDTNRFHDSAHHWYDINDDEKIIEPLLDKPKYNSSEFVKIADNILLFQKSNGGWAKNYDMQAILNSDQKSKIISEKNKLNTTFDNGATHSQLSYLAEVYTITKDEKYINSFLKGLDFVLTAQYNNGGFPQFFPDTSGYRKYITFNDGAMLGVMKLLFNITNQDSNYLFIPNEYFEKVNSAFENGVQCILNCQITENNLQTVWCQQHDNKNLKPQNARTFEPAAICNMESAEIVLFLMKIKNPNEKIKTAIMNAVSWFEKSAINGIRVETFKSTNAEFIYHKTEFDRKIVEDKNAPRIWTRFYDLKTHQPIFCRRDGKIVQSLEEVERERRTGYAWYTYEPEEVLQLYQNWMKKNYE; encoded by the coding sequence ATGAATTTTAAAATCACAATTTTCAATTTACTCAGCATTTTGTTTTTATTTTATTTTCAATTGAGTTATGCCCAATTAGATACTAATCGATTTCATGATAGTGCACATCATTGGTATGATATTAATGATGATGAAAAAATAATTGAACCGCTTCTCGATAAGCCAAAATATAATTCAAGTGAATTTGTAAAAATTGCAGATAATATTTTATTATTTCAAAAAAGTAACGGCGGCTGGGCAAAAAATTATGATATGCAGGCAATTCTAAATTCCGATCAAAAATCAAAAATAATTTCCGAAAAAAATAAACTTAACACAACTTTTGATAATGGAGCAACTCATTCACAATTAAGTTATTTGGCAGAAGTTTATACAATAACAAAAGATGAAAAATATATAAATTCGTTTTTGAAAGGATTGGATTTTGTATTAACCGCACAATATAATAATGGAGGTTTTCCTCAATTTTTTCCGGATACAAGCGGATATCGGAAATATATTACATTTAACGATGGCGCAATGCTCGGCGTAATGAAATTGTTATTCAATATTACAAATCAAGATTCAAATTATTTATTTATTCCGAATGAATATTTTGAAAAAGTAAATTCGGCATTTGAAAATGGTGTTCAATGTATTTTAAATTGTCAAATAACAGAAAATAATTTACAAACTGTTTGGTGTCAGCAGCATGATAATAAAAATCTAAAACCTCAAAATGCAAGAACATTTGAACCCGCTGCAATTTGTAATATGGAAAGTGCTGAAATTGTTTTATTCTTAATGAAGATAAAAAATCCAAATGAAAAAATAAAAACTGCAATTATGAATGCTGTGTCTTGGTTTGAAAAATCTGCAATAAATGGAATCAGAGTTGAAACATTTAAAAGTACAAATGCAGAATTTATTTATCATAAAACAGAGTTTGATAGAAAAATTGTTGAAGATAAAAATGCACCAAGAATTTGGACACGATTTTATGATTTGAAAACTCACCAACCAATTTTTTGCAGACGTGATGGAAAAATTGTGCAAAGTTTGGAAGAAGTCGAGCGCGAGCGTAGAACCGGTTACGCATGGTACACATACGAACCGGAAGAAGTTTTACAACTTTATCAAAATTGGATGAAAAAAAATTATGAGTAA
- a CDS encoding VOC family protein, translating into MIFEHFALNVNNPIEIAEWYSENLEMKIVRKIDEAPFTHFLADKTGRVVIEVYNNSKAKIINLKSKHSLEFHLAFMVKNADEVKNNLIHAGAVFEEDLILNDGSHLVMLRDPFGMPLQICERGVPMMNIEL; encoded by the coding sequence ATGATATTTGAACATTTTGCTTTAAATGTAAATAATCCAATTGAAATAGCCGAATGGTATTCAGAAAATTTAGAAATGAAAATTGTAAGAAAAATTGATGAAGCTCCATTTACACATTTTCTTGCAGATAAAACCGGAAGAGTAGTTATTGAAGTTTACAATAATTCCAAAGCTAAAATTATTAATCTTAAATCCAAACATTCACTTGAATTTCATTTAGCATTCATGGTGAAAAATGCTGATGAAGTAAAGAATAATCTTATTCATGCCGGTGCTGTATTTGAAGAAGATTTAATTCTTAATGATGGTTCACATTTAGTAATGTTGAGAGATCCTTTTGGAATGCCGCTTCAAATTTGTGAAAGAGGTGTGCCGATGATGAATATTGAATTATAA
- a CDS encoding pectin esterase: MKRIITKLFFLIILFSQLLFAKEKADIIVDKNGSGNFLTIQEAIESIPANNNSLKIILVKNGLYNEKLFIHNSNISIVGENKDSTIIQFAELRKKWILKNNSHFGSAVVNIDSNTSNVTFANLTIHNNYGDLFGDHDHQYAILGLGTKVILINCNIIADGADTVSLWAENGMYYHSHCYFEGWVDYVCPRGWCYITDSKFYGHNLTASLWHKGIDDKNAKFVIRNSYFDGVEGFPLGRHHVDAQFYLLDCIFSENMADVPIFWPVSPNAKEWIWGERHYFYNCHRLGGDYDWFKNNLHEAENSPTPEIINAEWTFNGKWNPEKEIPSVLPFTFLEKPRNGSYNIEANKITLTWIPSRNAESFKIYFWKSKFPQTLKNGEKLKDGPSASGEPVFVKHQTVNYFETEMLENNSTYYWRVDEIIDEKIIEGKLYHFTTKTN, encoded by the coding sequence ATGAAAAGAATTATTACAAAACTATTTTTCCTTATAATTTTATTTTCACAACTTTTATTCGCAAAAGAGAAAGCTGATATAATTGTTGATAAAAATGGTTCGGGAAATTTTTTAACAATACAAGAAGCAATTGAATCTATTCCGGCAAATAATAATTCATTAAAAATTATTTTAGTGAAAAATGGATTGTACAATGAAAAATTATTTATCCATAATTCTAATATTTCTATTGTTGGAGAAAATAAAGACAGCACAATAATTCAATTTGCAGAATTACGCAAAAAATGGATCCTAAAAAATAATTCACATTTTGGCTCAGCGGTTGTAAATATTGATTCAAATACATCAAACGTAACTTTTGCTAATTTGACAATTCACAATAATTATGGGGATTTATTTGGAGATCACGATCATCAATATGCAATTCTTGGATTGGGCACAAAAGTAATTTTAATAAATTGCAATATTATTGCTGATGGTGCAGATACCGTTAGCTTATGGGCAGAAAACGGAATGTATTATCATTCGCATTGTTACTTTGAAGGCTGGGTTGATTATGTTTGTCCACGAGGCTGGTGTTACATTACGGATTCAAAATTTTACGGACACAATTTAACAGCTTCACTTTGGCATAAAGGAATTGATGATAAAAATGCAAAGTTTGTAATCCGTAATTCTTATTTTGATGGAGTTGAAGGTTTTCCACTCGGAAGACATCACGTTGATGCACAATTTTATTTGCTCGATTGTATCTTCTCGGAAAACATGGCAGACGTTCCAATCTTTTGGCCTGTTTCACCAAATGCAAAAGAATGGATTTGGGGAGAACGTCATTATTTTTATAATTGCCACAGATTAGGCGGAGATTATGATTGGTTTAAAAATAATTTACACGAAGCAGAAAATTCACCAACTCCGGAAATAATAAATGCTGAATGGACTTTTAACGGAAAGTGGAATCCGGAAAAAGAAATACCTTCGGTTCTTCCGTTTACATTTTTAGAAAAACCAAGAAATGGTTCTTATAATATTGAAGCAAACAAAATTACTCTTACTTGGATTCCATCAAGAAATGCAGAATCGTTTAAAATTTATTTTTGGAAATCAAAATTTCCGCAAACTTTGAAGAATGGCGAAAAATTAAAAGACGGACCAAGTGCAAGCGGAGAGCCGGTTTTTGTAAAACATCAAACCGTAAATTATTTTGAAACTGAAATGTTAGAAAATAATTCAACATATTACTGGCGAGTTGATGAAATTATTGATGAAAAAATTATTGAAGGAAAACTTTATCATTTTACAACAAAAACAAATTAG
- a CDS encoding TonB-dependent receptor — protein sequence MTQDNIKILAFFTLLFLTSQIFGQGNISGIISDSLTNKPLIGANAVLMGTSMGSATDLEGEYKISRVPDGQHKIRISYIGYKPKEFVINIVSGRTLNFDINLSPDIVEGETVVVSAQAAGQVAAINQQLSSNTIVNIVSEEKIQELPDANAAESIGRLPGVSVIRSGGEANKVILRGLSDKFLNVTIDGMKVPPTDATGRGIDLSMISQNSLAGIELYKALTSDKDGDALAGSVNLVTKTAPHNREIRLDLKGGYNDIMNSFKQYDFAVNYGERFFDDFLGVQLNANLESKIRSNESINVNYSVDQSFGGDYFINNFLLQHTDEIRERNGFKVLLDFRTPDDGVIRINNVLGKTKRDYLWFYREFTSNGGGDFDGPAYDFRDREQEIGTFNSSIKGDNNLLGFKLSWGLSFAESEANYPYDYEMIFVEDGGMEASPKIKTNPEQLIDYAVNSYLNASLDWAYFREQNNYDKEKTIFLDISRTYNISKEFSGEFKFGGKYKIKDRSNNQSEKLTPYYLGRWMPYERLPDGTFQLKDFTGTYFENWWLAGGGAIGLNEFFSDLEIRDIYGKYPLSPIIERDRLREWQRINQYGVNSSGSDLPNAQEIWDNPLIKYNDYNITEKVSSGYLMNTLNVSQFLTVITGLRIENESNDYLASFMRGSTGGFPVDPGVIQDTNSTSQQTVWLPNLNILIKPNDFMNIRLAAYKALARPDFNMRLDRYIAGRPAEASSRPQVYVGNIGLKSAQAWNFEINTSFFTNEIGLISISAYYKEIDDMFHMLNNFNTFAVRDEQGVLQDTLIQHFGIKWPSKMGTTPYDLTLPYNSPKPTKVWGFELEHQINFLFLPGFLKNFVLSYNASIVRSETVTYGSQTISYIDSSGLIPLRKSKNILIERVQQLEGMPEFFGNISLGYDLDGFSARISLFHKAKHNVTFSARSDDRVTKPFTRIDLVVKQKITDYLSAFVNVNNLTDVEEGSDLVRRQYDYTLFDQSERYGLTLDFGVTLNF from the coding sequence ATGACTCAAGACAACATTAAAATTCTTGCCTTTTTCACGTTGCTTTTTTTAACGTCACAAATTTTTGGACAAGGAAATATTTCCGGAATAATTTCCGATTCATTAACAAACAAGCCACTTATTGGAGCTAATGCCGTATTGATGGGAACATCTATGGGAAGTGCAACTGATTTAGAAGGAGAGTATAAAATTTCAAGAGTTCCGGATGGACAGCATAAAATTCGCATTTCTTATATTGGTTATAAACCAAAAGAATTTGTAATTAATATTGTAAGTGGAAGGACATTGAATTTTGATATAAACCTTTCTCCCGATATTGTTGAAGGCGAAACAGTTGTAGTTTCTGCACAAGCTGCCGGGCAAGTTGCCGCCATAAATCAACAATTATCTTCAAATACAATTGTGAATATTGTTTCGGAAGAAAAAATTCAAGAATTGCCGGATGCAAATGCTGCAGAATCAATTGGAAGACTTCCCGGTGTTTCTGTAATTAGATCAGGAGGAGAAGCAAATAAAGTTATACTTCGCGGATTATCCGACAAATTTTTAAATGTAACAATTGATGGAATGAAAGTTCCGCCAACTGATGCAACCGGAAGAGGAATAGATTTAAGCATGATTTCCCAAAACTCTTTAGCTGGAATTGAACTTTATAAAGCTTTAACTTCAGATAAAGACGGCGATGCTTTAGCTGGCAGTGTAAATTTAGTAACAAAAACAGCTCCGCATAATCGTGAAATAAGATTAGACTTAAAAGGCGGATATAATGATATTATGAATTCATTTAAGCAGTATGATTTTGCGGTAAATTATGGTGAGAGATTTTTTGATGATTTTTTAGGTGTTCAACTTAATGCTAATCTTGAGAGTAAAATAAGAAGCAATGAAAGTATAAATGTTAATTATAGCGTAGATCAATCATTTGGAGGTGATTATTTTATAAATAATTTTTTACTTCAACATACTGATGAAATTAGAGAAAGAAATGGTTTTAAAGTTTTGCTAGACTTTAGAACTCCTGATGACGGTGTTATCAGAATAAATAATGTACTCGGGAAAACGAAAAGAGATTATTTATGGTTTTATAGAGAATTTACTTCAAACGGCGGCGGAGATTTTGACGGTCCGGCTTATGATTTTAGAGATAGAGAACAAGAAATAGGAACATTTAATAGTTCTATTAAAGGAGACAATAATTTATTAGGATTTAAATTATCATGGGGATTATCGTTTGCTGAAAGTGAAGCTAACTATCCTTATGATTATGAAATGATTTTTGTTGAAGATGGAGGAATGGAAGCTTCACCAAAAATTAAAACAAATCCTGAACAGCTTATAGATTATGCGGTAAATAGTTATTTAAATGCTTCACTTGATTGGGCATACTTTAGAGAACAAAATAATTACGATAAAGAAAAAACAATATTTTTAGATATCTCAAGAACATATAACATTAGTAAAGAATTTTCGGGAGAATTTAAATTCGGCGGCAAATATAAAATAAAAGATAGATCAAATAATCAGTCAGAAAAATTAACACCTTACTATTTAGGAAGATGGATGCCGTATGAAAGACTTCCCGACGGAACTTTTCAACTTAAAGATTTTACTGGTACATACTTTGAAAATTGGTGGTTAGCCGGCGGCGGTGCAATAGGACTTAATGAATTTTTCAGTGATTTAGAAATTAGAGATATTTATGGAAAATATCCTTTAAGCCCAATAATAGAACGTGACAGACTGAGAGAATGGCAAAGAATAAATCAATATGGAGTAAACAGTAGCGGTTCAGATTTACCCAATGCTCAAGAAATTTGGGACAATCCTTTAATAAAATATAACGATTATAATATCACGGAAAAGGTAAGTTCCGGGTATTTGATGAATACATTAAATGTCTCACAATTTCTTACTGTAATAACCGGATTAAGAATTGAAAACGAATCGAATGATTATTTAGCAAGTTTTATGCGTGGTTCAACCGGAGGATTTCCTGTTGATCCCGGAGTAATTCAAGATACAAATTCTACTTCTCAGCAAACTGTATGGCTTCCAAATCTAAATATTTTAATCAAACCAAATGACTTTATGAATATTAGATTAGCTGCTTATAAAGCTTTAGCAAGACCCGATTTTAATATGAGACTTGATAGATATATAGCTGGAAGACCGGCAGAAGCAAGCAGCAGACCTCAAGTTTATGTCGGTAATATTGGATTAAAATCGGCACAAGCATGGAATTTTGAAATTAACACATCATTCTTCACTAATGAAATTGGCTTAATTTCAATATCGGCATATTATAAAGAAATTGATGATATGTTTCATATGTTAAATAACTTTAACACTTTTGCAGTTAGAGATGAACAAGGAGTTTTACAAGATACACTAATTCAACATTTTGGCATAAAATGGCCAAGTAAAATGGGAACAACTCCCTATGATTTAACACTTCCGTACAATTCACCCAAACCAACAAAAGTTTGGGGATTTGAATTAGAACATCAGATAAATTTTCTGTTTTTGCCGGGGTTCTTAAAAAATTTCGTATTATCATATAATGCATCAATAGTCCGTTCCGAAACCGTTACTTACGGTTCTCAAACAATTTCATATATAGATTCATCAGGATTAATTCCTTTAAGAAAATCAAAAAATATTTTAATTGAAAGAGTACAGCAGCTTGAAGGAATGCCCGAATTTTTTGGCAATATATCTCTGGGTTATGATTTGGATGGTTTTTCTGCAAGAATATCATTGTTTCATAAAGCAAAACATAATGTTACGTTTTCTGCTAGATCAGATGACAGAGTTACAAAACCTTTTACCAGAATTGATTTAGTAGTTAAGCAAAAGATTACGGATTATTTATCTGCATTTGTTAATG